The DNA sequence ATCGCTGGTTCCTGGGAGCGATCTTCTACTACCCCGAGGGGGGGGCGTACTTCGGCGTTCCGCTGTCGAACTTCCTTGGATGGGCCGTCGTGGGGTGGGTCATCGTCGGGGCGTATTCCTGGGTCTGCGGAAGCGAGGCTCCACCGCGACGGCGCGACCTCCTCGGCGGGATCGCGCTCTACTATGCCGTTCTGGTCTTCAACTTAGCTGTCACCTGGTGGATCGGCGAGCTACTGTTGCTGAGCGCAGGGGTGTTGCTCCACGCGGCCGGGGGAATGCTGCTCTGGCTCTGGCGGACCTTTGTCGCAGAGGGCAACGTCTCGGGCGTTTCGAGCGCGGGCTTCGCCCGCGCAACCCTAGGGGGGAGGCTTCGGAAGGGGGGCGAAGCCCCCCTCCGAGGATTATCGTGAGCGTGCCACTCTTGCAGATGTGGGCCGTGGCCTCCTACGTGATCAAGCAGAAGGTCCGGGGGAGGACGCGCTACCCGCTCGTGCTGATGCTCGAGCCGCTCTTCCGCTGCAACCTGGCGTGCGCGGGCTGCGGGAAGATCCAGTACCCGCCCCAGATCCTGCGGAAGCACCTCTCGGTCGAAGAGTGCCTCAGGGCCGTCGATGAATGCGGGGCGCCGGTGGTGAGCATTCCCGGCGGGGAACCGCTGCTGTACCCGGAGATCGGGAGGCTGGTCGACGCCCTGGTTGCCCGGAAGAAGTACGTCTACCTCTGTACGAACGGGCTCCTGCTCAAGGAGAAGCTCGAACAGGGTGTGTTCAAGCCCTCTAGGTATCTCAGCTTCAGCATCCACATGGACGGTCTCCGCGAGGAGCACGATGCGGCCGTGTGCCGCGATGGTGTGTACGA is a window from the Candidatus Rokuibacteriota bacterium genome containing:
- a CDS encoding carotenoid biosynthesis protein, yielding MTDLPYLLLATVLLRPYVFAFLAAHLFVAGRELGGRRTLAFTGWAWAVAFAAEFASTRTGVPFGLYHYTGASRGQELYLANVPFMDSLSFGFLAYASFALARLVLDRARGVGVVFLSGLLMMLLDVVIDPLAVRGDRWFLGAIFYYPEGGAYFGVPLSNFLGWAVVGWVIVGAYSWVCGSEAPPRRRDLLGGIALYYAVLVFNLAVTWWIGELLLLSAGVLLHAAGGMLLWLWRTFVAEGNVSGVSSAGFARATLGGRLRKGGEAPLRGLS